One genomic segment of Chelmon rostratus isolate fCheRos1 chromosome 22, fCheRos1.pri, whole genome shotgun sequence includes these proteins:
- the phlda1 gene encoding pleckstrin homology-like domain family A member 1 encodes MLENGRKVFKEGLLEKRSDGLLQLWKKKHCVLTEDGVLLLPPKQHDPPHHHQPHHGGGDAGKVKELHFANMKTVDCVERKGKYVYFTVVMTEGKEIDFRCPQDEGWNAEITLQMVQYKNRQAILAVKSTRQKQQLLVVQMPGQKAIRSSPNVA; translated from the coding sequence ATGCTGGAAAACGGCAGGAAGGTGTTCAAGGAGGGTCTGCTGGAGAAGCGGAGCGAcgggctgctgcagctctggaagaAGAAGCACTGCGTCCTGACCGAGGACggcgtgctgctgctgccgcccaAGCAGCACGACCCGCCGCATCACCACCAGCCGCACCACGGCGGCGGGGACGCGGGCAAAGTCAAGGAGCTGCACTTCGCCAACATGAAGACGGTGGATTGCGTGGAGCGGAAGGGCAAGTACGTGTACTTCACCGTGGTCATGACGGAGGGGAAGGAGATCGACTTCAGGTGCCCGCAGGACGAGGGCTGGAACGCGGAGATCACCTTGCAGATGGTCCAGTACAAGAACCGGCAGGCGATCCTGGCCGTCAAGTCCACCcggcagaagcagcagctgctcgtGGTGCAGATGCCC